A stretch of the Thiocystis violascens DSM 198 genome encodes the following:
- a CDS encoding MotA/TolQ/ExbB proton channel family protein, which produces MSDNPLSPKPDRLDGLFSERQIVLPLTVAALLTLALSLTFLHFQDPASLPLGLNRYLGTGYCQFMIAIFILTLLYAALQYLGLQGERHRLRQRFDPRAARRNSRLRDWILYLSGRGPQDDDLPAALQDGSGKTRRREDLLHLRDDLLLLRSQQHQHNFAPIGFAIWVLPLLGFIGTVIGITQAIGGLEDSVDPSADGSGLGGVLGGLAFAFDTTFIGLVLVIPTMLSLLILRARAQKLDMVYYRILLDRLFCDTAD; this is translated from the coding sequence GTGAGCGATAACCCGCTCTCGCCGAAGCCCGATCGCCTTGACGGTCTGTTCTCGGAGCGCCAGATCGTGCTGCCGCTGACGGTGGCCGCCCTCCTCACCCTGGCGCTATCCCTGACCTTCCTTCACTTTCAGGATCCGGCCAGCCTGCCGCTGGGTCTGAACCGCTATCTCGGCACGGGCTACTGTCAGTTTATGATCGCGATCTTCATCCTGACCCTGCTCTATGCCGCGCTTCAGTATCTGGGACTGCAAGGCGAGCGTCATCGTTTACGCCAGCGCTTTGATCCGCGGGCCGCGCGGCGGAACTCGCGTCTCCGGGATTGGATCCTCTATCTCTCCGGGCGCGGCCCCCAAGACGACGATCTCCCCGCCGCGCTGCAAGACGGGTCCGGCAAGACGCGGCGGCGGGAGGATCTGCTGCATCTGCGCGACGATCTCCTGCTGTTACGCAGCCAACAGCATCAGCACAATTTCGCGCCCATCGGCTTTGCGATCTGGGTGCTCCCGCTGCTGGGATTCATCGGCACCGTGATCGGCATCACCCAGGCCATCGGCGGGCTGGAAGACTCGGTCGATCCGAGCGCGGATGGCAGCGGTCTCGGCGGCGTGCTGGGTGGGCTCGCGTTCGCCTTCGACACCACCTTCATCGGTCTGGTGCTGGTGATTCCGACCATGCTGTCGCTCCTGATCCTGCGCGCACGGGCGCAGAAGCTGGATATGGTCTATTACCGGATCCTGCTCGACCGGTTGTTTTGCGACACCGCCGACTGA
- a CDS encoding IS5 family transposase: MSKAGRPPKIHEAEQAVLRQIVTDRPTSTLSEIARELAARTGIEAHEATIRKSLREAGVTRLRGESGLEAQARATPRRYGYTDAHRRHDPDQSYPSCLTDAEWDLVAALFEMPGGRGQPPRVSRRSILEACCYVVRTGCAWRMLPHDFAPWQNVYKTFRRWSAAGKFEQMHDRLRGQWREREGREIAPTAAVLDAQSTRGSPQGGPSGFDAGKQVKGRKRSLVVDTLGFVLAVSVVAANLQDRDAASGAVADAAAKYPQINTLFVDSAYAGQFAQTTEQTHAIRVEVVRHPANKSVGSWHVDGAPDRVVIANADGFVPLPKRWVVERTHAWNERARRLIMHHDRLPAVSETWVWLAEARILLRRLTTTV; this comes from the coding sequence ATGTCGAAAGCTGGTCGTCCCCCCAAGATTCACGAGGCGGAGCAAGCGGTATTGCGTCAAATTGTCACGGATCGCCCGACCTCCACGCTGTCAGAGATTGCCCGGGAACTCGCGGCACGGACGGGAATCGAGGCTCATGAAGCCACGATTCGCAAGTCCTTGCGGGAGGCGGGCGTCACGCGCCTCCGGGGCGAGAGTGGTCTCGAGGCGCAAGCGCGCGCAACGCCGCGTCGGTATGGGTATACGGATGCGCATCGTCGCCACGACCCCGACCAAAGCTACCCAAGTTGTCTGACCGATGCGGAGTGGGACTTGGTCGCCGCTCTCTTTGAGATGCCGGGCGGGCGGGGTCAACCGCCCCGCGTGTCGCGCCGGAGCATCCTGGAGGCGTGTTGCTACGTGGTGCGCACGGGGTGCGCGTGGCGGATGCTGCCGCACGATTTCGCGCCTTGGCAGAATGTCTACAAGACGTTTCGCCGTTGGAGTGCGGCTGGGAAGTTTGAGCAGATGCATGATCGACTGCGGGGGCAATGGCGCGAACGCGAGGGGCGTGAGATCGCGCCGACGGCGGCGGTGCTGGATGCGCAATCGACCCGCGGCTCGCCGCAGGGTGGACCGAGCGGCTTTGATGCGGGCAAGCAGGTCAAGGGGCGCAAGCGCAGCCTGGTGGTCGATACCTTGGGGTTCGTGTTGGCGGTGAGCGTGGTCGCGGCCAATCTTCAGGACCGCGATGCCGCCTCGGGCGCCGTCGCTGACGCGGCCGCCAAGTACCCCCAGATCAACACGCTGTTTGTCGATAGCGCCTACGCCGGTCAATTTGCCCAAACCACCGAGCAGACCCACGCGATCCGCGTGGAAGTCGTGCGCCATCCAGCCAACAAAAGCGTTGGCTCCTGGCACGTGGACGGGGCGCCTGACCGAGTGGTGATCGCCAACGCCGACGGCTTCGTTCCGCTGCCGAAGCGCTGGGTTGTCGAGCGCACCCATGCGTGGAATGAGCGTGCCCGTCGATTGATCATGCATCATGACCGTCTGCCAGCGGTCTCCGAAACCTGGGTTTGGCTGGCGGAGGCGCGCATCCTGCTGCGGCGGTTGACCACAACGGTTTGA